GTGGTCCTTCATCACCGCGTCCTGTATTGTGTGCATTTGCTTTCCAACCTGTGTAACCTTTGCCATTTTAAAACtgtaacaaaaaatgtgcttaCTAATTTATTGCCGCTTCCTTTGGGGCGTTTCGTATGGTCGGCTTGTTCATTCCGAGGATAGGCAGTTTTAACCTTTTACACGATGTGCAAATCTTTTCGAAGATTCTTACGCGAAAGTGTAAAATGTTAAACGTATTTTCTCCccttagcttttttttttttttttttttttttaacgtttttaattttatgaaTAATAGCTACTGTCATTTTTCCGCGTTGTTATGTTTGCACCTGGAGATACCTCACCAAATGCGCATATGCCCTTTCGTCAGTGATGGGCGCAAAGTCGCAGACACGCACCTTCTCATGGGCAGCATTCTGTATAAAAGCGTCCACCCACACGGATGGTCCCCACGAGATACACAAGTAGCCATGCGCGTGTAGACTCGCAACGGTTATAATTTCTGTGcgattttgaaaaaattaaatatggCAGGCAAACACAAAATAAGTTGCAATGTTGCAAAGGCGCATTTGCGCGAAGTGGATGCATCAGACTTAAACCCTCATACAATTCAGAGACCGCTCCTTTACaagtgcgcaaaaaaaaaaaaaaaaaaaaaaaaaatcattttatTCGAATGTGGCATAGAcatatttcccccctttccttttctgtttttataACCGTTCCGTCATTATGAAAATAGGGTGAACCAATGTGTACTTAAATGTTAAACAGTTTAGCGTGCGCACATTGTTGAAATGTATTGGAAAATACAACAGTTCGTTTTTCATCACGTGGTGCGTCTGTGCAGTTGGGGGAATAAAACACGTGGCCAAGTGGCGACAAAATGTTCACTGAGTACGACAACGTGGGGACGCTGTTGGACGAAAACATGTCGCAACGAAGCAGGTGCCTGTATGCGCGCCCGCCTCGTCATGTGCGCATATGCGCGTATATGGGAGTGCGCCCAAAGAGGCAACGCCCCATTGCCGCGGTGCGTAGAAAATTGCCATCCCGCAAATGATAAAAAAcgtatgttaaaaaaaaaaaaaaatcgtaaaaaagtaaacacTTCAACGcagaaacaataaaaaaaggaaaaccctCTAAAACTATATGGCACATCTTATCAAAATGAATGGCGCACAAAATCGCTGTAGCTGATATCATATCACGTGTACAAGTGGAACcgtatgcatataataaCCTGCTTATGCGTACGTTACGgatttgtatgtatatatgcatattatacGAATGTAGTAGTATCCGTTTTTATATACCACATTTTCCCATATTGCAAAAATAGCGAAGAGAAACCCCAGAATTTTGAATtgccttcaaaaaaaaaaaaaaaaaaaaacagtagTAATAGTAGCAGCAACAATAACAGTGAGGTAACAATAGCGCATGTCCCCTTTTAACATAATTAAATGGTTTACATATCTTGTTTGTAAAGGAAACATTTCATCATCTGCTATTTGGTTAGTAAGCAATTTTCACACTTTTTGCCAGTTTcattccatttgtttttcccccttcattttttttttttttttttttttgcacacttaaatattataaaaccTGTAGAATATGTCAATACCTAGAAGAATAACGAAAGAAACACAGAACTTAGCAAATGAACCACGTAATTAAAAGATACCAACTCCTGTTCACCACTCGTTGGTGGCACGTTTCGCATCGACTCCCATGTGTATAgatatgtgcacatgaaaGCGTGCAACACcccctctcccttttttatcattaaatacaatttttccaatttttttccccttttaaccATGACCCCTACATGTGTGCAGCACCTGGTATAGTTGCAGCTCCCGTGCCAGAGAACTACAGACACTTTGATATTTTAATAAACGGACCCGATGGAACGCCATACGAAGGTATAGGAAAAGGAGTTGTTTCGTAAAAATGATCCTCAACCGGTTTAATGATTGGTGGACCAGTTCACGCATGTGTCTGTGTGTCTATATGACGATGCAGCGGACGCCCCTCGTTTGCGCCTACATAAAATTGCAGCACATACGTTCCAGTGCAATACTCGTAGCTTGTTTTGCACCTATCTGTGCTGTTGCACGTGGGATCTGTACATCCACACACCCTCTCCATGATGACACATTCGCCATAGGTGGAACTTACAAGTTAGAACTCTTTTTGCCCGAGCAATACCCGATGGAGCCCCCCAAAGTGCGGTTCTTGACAAAAATATACCACCCAAATATCGTAAGTGcgagaagtgaaaaaagccAGCAAAAAGGGACAGTaccattttgtgtgcactTTCAATTGTGTGAATAAAacagtttcttttttttttttttattttatgcacCTGATCACTGATCCGAATGAGACAGTATCGCGTGAatcatacacattttatcACGTTCACTACGCATTGTATATTTGTATGCTCCTTATACCTACCTGTGTACATCCCATTACAGGATAAATTGGGTCGAATATGTCTCGACATACTAAAAGATAAGTGGAGCCCGGCACTGCAAATACGAACAGTACTGCTGAGTATCCAGGCTCTGTTGTCGTCGCCCGAGCCCGATGATCCGTTAGACTCAAAGGTAGCTGATCATTTTAAACAGGACAAAAGTGACGCAGAAAATGTGGCAAGAGAGTGGAACAAAATGTACGCAAACCACACTTCTTTGTAACtacggagaaaaaaatataaaagactTATCAACAGTCCACtttgttttaaattttccccaATGCAAATCGAGGAAAACATTTGCGCGCGTTTGTAGCTACGCACATCTGAATAgctacttatatatgtgtataatatgtatgaatatataagaaCCTTCTACTTTCGCCTATCCCTTCAACACCCCATACGTTAATTTAAAATCTTTCCTTTTGCCATCCCCCCCCCCATATGTACACTACGAACTTTGAaaactttaatttttttttaatttctaaTGTGCTTAAAAATGAGAGGGGGATATGTATAACCCCTTTTAAGAGTCGATTCTCGTTTTGCATTTCGGGCGAATCTTTTCCTCGTGATTGTTACACAACCATATTGCTCGAATGCAATGTACCAGGGACATGACAATTTTGGGGTCCAACTTCGAGGGACGAGCACTCCCGCAAAGCAGTACATCCCATGTAAAATTAGAACtgcctttttaaaatgagagagagaaaaaaaaagcagttaaAATggtaacagaaaaaattaaccagCTGAGCCTTCTTTCAAGCTCCTCTTCAGTGCAATCGCGAAACAATTGTGCGTAACGAGATTACTAGTTGGAGGAAAATTTCCGTGTAACCTTCTAACCGCTCAAGCAAATTTGAACGTTTAATTCGTATCATCCATTCAGTTTGTGGAAATACATTCCTCTTAAGAACACTTCTCTCCTTCCATcatgtgaacaaaaataattttaagaaaGGACGCACATGCGGAATGcacatttgtacatatacCTATACGTATGCACGCttgtgcatacacatatatacacatcccCTCGTAATGCGGTCAAGCAAGACAAGCCGTGCCTTTTCAACTACCTTTCTTGgcgaattaattttttttttttaagacatTCCTTTTTGAGTTCGCAAAAtgagtaattttttatttcgtttcGCGTACATTCCACTGGTAACTCCCATTGCATAGCTTTCATCGCCCTTCTTTGACCACTTTCTCGTgtcatttatttcattcattctttaattttttatttttttgtttttcccgcAAGCTGCACATTAATCTGTGAtgaacgcaaaaaaaaatatttacatttaCATACACATCGAACGCGCTTCGACATTTGCAACAACAAATGTACAAACGCGCGGCGTGTAAAATGTGATATGCGTTGTGTTAATTTCTAAGCCATCGTCGCAATTCTCCATTTGACTTACACTGGCTTATTTTATTGCGGCaattttctccccatttgcTAAATAAAACGCGCTGAATGTAAGTACAAATGCACTTATACGTGTGAACATAGCATCTTTCCTTGCcaagaaaaatgttaatttttttcatcactacttttgcttcttccttacttACGCGTGTGCAAATCATTTCTCCTTAAAGAGCTAAAGGGAGTCACAAGGAATCATTTTCAAGAAAGAAGCATCCTGTGGGCGTAACTCACCAGATCCTCGCATCCACGCGAATGCacacataattatatatttcccaCCCACTACGTACACGTGCACACGCGCACACACGTACCCCCCCTGGGAGATTACATACCCACACACCTCCGTTGAATcagtttctccttttcccaaACCATGGATCGAATGAGCCTAGAAAATAACAGTACGCCGATGGCGAGGTCGGAATACCATACGATGAACTCTGAGCTGAACTACACGTTGATGGACTCGTCCATAAACCACTCGTCAATTCTGGACAGTTCGATGCGTATTGAAAAAGACAACAGAGAAAGAAGATTACAAAggttaaatgaaaatatcaTAAGTGAGTACGAATCGGGTAGACAAAGTGTAGTTTTCACACAGCAGAAGTATAAGCAGCTGCTGGATGgattccttttatttgttcagaCAAATAAATACATCCATCAGAAGATAACGGAACTGAGAGCAGAAGCAACGGACGAGTATAACAGAATGCAGGATAAGAACATCCCCAACATAATTATCCACCAAAGGTTAATTTGTAAcattaacaattttcaaaCGGGCAATGAAGAATTTGAATTGCTTGCCAGGTGTTTAATAAAGGAACCTTATTTGGCTCTTCCAGCGTACCAGGCAGCTATAAAAGAGTTGTGGAAATCGCACGATAGCAAAATAGATATTGATCCCCCCAAAATTGGCATTTGCGGTTGGCTAGGTAGACACCATGTAACACCAAGAGGGTTGCAAAGCTCAATGATTAACAAACTAGTGGCAGTAGAAGGAGTGGTTAACAAATGTTCCACTGTCCAACCGAAACTGGTACAGTCTGTATACATAGGAGAAGCAGTACATGACATAAATGCAGATATACGCagcgaagaaaaaactgtCCATTTGAGACCCCATTATGACATTACCGATTTTGATAAAACAGCCAAAGATTCTGGAAGACCACCTGTTTCAGATCCTGAGGGGAAAATTATGCATAGACATGAAATAGGATTgtgcaaatataaaaatcACCAAAAATTTGTCATCCAAGAAACGCCCGAAGATGCTCCAACAGGACAGATGCCCAGATGGGTAGAAGTAATCGTGGAAGACGATCTATGTGATATTGTCAAGTGTGGAGATAGAGTAAGAGTTTGGGGGGTCTATCGAGCTAGCTGTGGACAAGCCAACAGTACCAATAGTGGATTAGGAAGATCCTTTCTAATTGCAAACAATGTGCTGgtcaaaaataaagaaacgTATGATAccaatttgttcatatcAGAAgcggataaaaaaaatttccacgcttttgcaaagaaggaaaatacaaTAGATGTACTGGGACATTCGTTCGCCCCATCTATATGTGGTCAAGACATTGTAAAGAAAGGGATTGTTTTAATGTTAGCAGGTGGAACAGAGCGTGCATTACCATCTCATCACATCAGAGGAGACATACACATTATGCTGGTGGGTGATCCAAGTTGTGGAAAATCACAGCTATTACGCTACGTTATGAGTATCATGCCAGGAACCGTTTCGGCCACAGGGAGGGGATCATCAGGAGTTGGATTAACAGCTGCCATCGTTACGGATCAAGATACAGGCGAAAGAGTAGTCGAAGGAGGTGCTATGGTCATGGGGGACAGAAGAGTTGTCTGTATTGACGAATTTGATAAAATGCAACACACAGATAGAGTAGCAATTCACGAAGTTATGGAACAGCAAACGGTCACCGTTGCGAAAGCAGGAATTCATACCACACTGAATGCACGATGTACAGTATTAGCAGCTGCCAATCCGTTGTATGGATGCTGGAATGATACACTGGACATGGGTCAACAGCTACAATTTGAACCATCCCTACTGTCCCGTTTTGACCTCATATTTCTAGTAAGAGACAGTGCAACTGAGCAAGACGATGAGCGAATTGCAGATTCGGTTTTGCGAAATGTCACAGAAAAGGCAAAACCAATTATGAGCGAAAACAGAAATAAtcacaaaaattttgtcatTCAAGCGGATAGCTACGATATTAACCCCAAGGCACAACACATCAGTGTCTACAATGAGCGAgaggtaaataaaaataatgacaacaatgaagaaaatgaagaatacgAAACGCCGATCTTTGCCAACAGGGACGAAATGATCTATTatgacaaaaatggaattgaGCATGAAATTTTAACcgtcccattttttaaaaaatatttgcattatgttaaaaatattttctatcAAGAAAAGCAGAGAACTGATGGATGGAAACCATACCCAGAAGTGAGTGACGAAGCGTGTGAAGTTATCACCGAGTTGTATGCAGATTTGAGAGAAAAGGCAGCCAAATATTCACACAACAAAATTATCCAGGGGGTTACTCCCAGAACGTTGGAAGCAATCATTCGAATTGCTTCGTCACACGCTAAACTGAAACTGAACAGATATGTCACAAGTGTGGATGTCAATTATGCTAAGAAGCTTCTAATGTACACCCTCTTTGGGGAGGAAATTAACGACCTcgaggaggaggagcaagacgatgaggaagaagaggaagaggagatgGCAGATGAtgacgaggaggaagaaagtgaagttgacgacgatgatgatgatgaggaagTTATTAAACTTTTCAAGAAGGGCAACAAAtctgctaaaaaaaaagcaacaaagaagagaaagggaaaaaataatgaaaccgcaaataaaaagaaaaagagaaaaggtgCAACCAAAGATAACGATGGAGAAACATTTATGATAGACGATGCGCAGAAGACAGCTGAAAAGTCAGCACCCTTGGACATTAAAGAAATAGAACGCCTCATAGTGGAAAACGTCACTTTGAATGACCCCGGAGATGGTTTGCGGGATGAGGAGCTCCTGGACTTGGTACGCTACATGCGTCTCCATCAACTAGCGGCGCATCTTCGCAACAATATTCACACACTTATGCACGcacttatgtatatattcatgaACACACTGGGCACATTTCCCCTGTTCTTCGctatcccccccttttgcagaTCATCCTTGGGAACAAGCACAAAATGCCCCAACTGGCAAAACTGGACATCGGCACATTGCGCAAAATTATCAACTCCCTAAACGAAATGGACGGGGCGCCAATTTACTACGtgaagaaggacaaaattgtGTACAAGTGTTGAGCCGCTCCaactttatttcattttgcgcgtttctccccttttttttttggaagtaTCCATTATGACAACACCTGGCATATTGCTGTACACATTTCgctcttcatatttttcgcttcccctttttaaaagcgCGCACATTTTAAAGATACTCCAAGGGGCATTTTCCTTCGCCCCGCATTTACCCCAGTTGTCTTTTACAGAagacttcctcctttttaaaaattgttaaataaGCACAAACCTAcgtttatatgtgcacaaaattttttttttttttttaatacaaaaaattttacattaTCTTATAACGTTTTTACGTAGCTTGCGAACCTGCAGCAAGTGTGGTAGCCAAAGGGGTATTTGCGTCGCAAATTAAAAAGACGAAAATTGCCCCcaaaagtgagaaaaaattgcacagaaAAAAGTGCGTGTAAAAATACGCGTCTATTTTTAACACCAAAAAGGGACTGGCAAAAAATCGGGACGCTTGGAAAAAGTCCACTGCACATTTGACGGCGTGCCAAACCCGCTCGCTACATCAATTTTTGGGCCTtgaagtaattttttaaatgcacaATAGAATAAACGGTAATTGCCACAAGTATTATAATTTCGAGTATATAACAGTAGAACATCTTGTTATGCACCGATTTGTTGTGTTCGTACAGGTTCGTCGCCTACAGGGGGGATTCACGAGGGTATAAGTATGCACGTGTCTACGTgtgtacatacgtacgtacGTACTTGCGCAATGAAAGGCGCTCCTATTAGATGCAAACGTCGAACCAGGTGCCTACAATGTAACTCCCCTTCCTTACCATTTGCTTCTGATATATCTGCTGCAACTTCATGGAGgtgaatttctttttcagaTTCAGCAAAATAGATAATGTCTCACTCAGCTCGGACTTTTTGGCAACATTTTCGATATCCACATCTGACCCTCCAACCTCTATGGATAGGCTCCATTTGATGGACGTGCTTTTAAACCAGTTGGAAGACGGGCAAGAGATGCAAATATAATACAGCCCATTCTTCTTCGTCATGTAGGATACTTTGCCTGAGGGTATTTATCCGTAAGGTGAATTCACGTGTCTAGTGTGCATGGACATATCTGCGCAGCATTTATGCGTCATCATGTATATGCCCATGGAATGGAGCAAAGGGGGTGAATTGACTTTACCTTTACTAATTTCAGACGTCTCATGGGAATACAAGACTTTTCCCTGCTGGTTCTTTATAACGATAAGGCATTTTAGTTCTgcaataaggaaaaaaaaaaaaagggaggcatttcttttttaaacctAGCGCTTCGGTACGCGTGGACGCTCTTTAACGGGGAAAGGAGCGCGCAGACAAATAAGCCTTTAAACGAATTCGCGCTTGCACAAATGGGCAAATGCCCAAATATTCGGTGCACTCCATTTGTGTGCAGAAGCATCCTTGCCTTTTAATCCAAAATTGTCATAGGACGACGTTATGATGACATTGCTTGCGGCGCTCTCTACGAAGCATTTAtcgaccccttccttcacgtAAAAGTACGCTGCTTGTACGTACGTATAGCTCAGCAGTAGCACCAACAGCAGGTATaaacttttctttattcctttcacCATTTCGTTAGAGAGTGTGAATAGAAGGTACCATAAtttgttctccttcttttactcTTTGAAGCGTTAAATAATCTGCCTTACGATGAACAGTTCTGTATTGGATAAACAATTTCGCccatataagaaaaaaaaaaaagggggaaaaataaatcaccgtatataatatattttcatcTAAAAATATGTCTATCGTAGTTCTCCATTTGCGCTTCCTCGCAGCTAATTCGAAGTATTGCGGGTGGTCAAAGTGACAATCTCGTtatcatttattttgcttctGCCAAGCAGGTTGCATAGGCAACGTGTATGCACATGTTCGCCGGAGTTGTAGCCCCCCACCcctacatatgcatatgtacatatatttatgtgtatgtatattacTATGTTTACAGTTTAGCACACGCACAGATAAAAACACTTCCACATGCTCATGTGCACAGGCAAGGATCTTCACCTCAAGGCGGGGAATGCAGTGTGCTTTCTTAATCTGCGCACGCAGATAGGCACATGGATATGTATACACCACCACTTCTCTGAACAGTTATGTAACCTACCAACGTATCTAAAAGGACACAAACCGAAATATACACAAAATGTCAATGACGCGGAGAACTTCCAATAAAACGGACAAGCGAACAAGGTGAACCTAACATACTCTCACACAAAAGCGCAGGTCAAACCTTCTACTGCTAATTCACCCGTCAACTGAATTGCATTTTCTCCTCACCTCTCTGATGAAGAAACTCGAACAACTCGTTCTTCGCAATTTTTCCGTTCTtgccaggaaaaaaaaaaaaaaaaaatgaattagcaaagtaaaatgtaaaaagagaaacgcactcttctcatttttaagtGCATCAAAATGTGCACCACTGCACGCGCATACGTCAACGTATCATGATTAATTAGGGGCACATAATCGTTGCTTTTCCAGATTTCGCGCAGTTTAACATGttcgaaaagggaaagcaaaagaaaaaagcgtGATGTATGCGAAGGGTACTGTCCTTAAACGGCAGCGTGAAATAAATGTGGGttaagtgcaaaaaaaaaaaaaaaaaaaaaaaaaaagaaacataccATATATACCATACCATGCCAAATCGATCAGAACCATTGACGGCATGGCACAATTCAACCGCATCACAATTTCGACGAACCCACGTATTCTCCCTAACCCATTTGAATAGCCCATCCGATTGCTCACATACCGAACGTGCTAAGTCGTTTGTGAGTTAATTGACCCCTCTTCCTGGCATGTTCATTGGGGGAAATCAAATTGGATCGCACGGCAAAAGGCGAAGAATTCGTCGCAGTGAATAATGTACTGAAGAGGAATcagcagaagaagggaatCCACTATTTTATGCGTTATCCCGTACATTGGTATATACGCCCATTTATTCAACCACGTAACATATCCTTC
The Plasmodium coatneyi strain Hackeri chromosome 10, complete sequence DNA segment above includes these coding regions:
- a CDS encoding Ubiquitin-conjugating enzyme E2, translating into MSIPRRITKETQNLANEPPPGIVAAPVPENYRHFDILINGPDGTPYEGGTYKLELFLPEQYPMEPPKVRFLTKIYHPNIDKLGRICLDILKDKWSPALQIRTVLLSIQALLSSPEPDDPLDSKVADHFKQDKSDAENVAREWNKMYANHTSL
- a CDS encoding Minichromosome maintenance protein 3 gives rise to the protein MDRMSLENNSTPMARSEYHTMNSELNYTLMDSSINHSSILDSSMRIEKDNRERRLQRLNENIISEYESGRQSVVFTQQKYKQLLDGFLLFVQTNKYIHQKITELRAEATDEYNRMQDKNIPNIIIHQRLICNINNFQTGNEEFELLARCLIKEPYLALPAYQAAIKELWKSHDSKIDIDPPKIGICGWLGRHHVTPRGLQSSMINKLVAVEGVVNKCSTVQPKLVQSVYIGEAVHDINADIRSEEKTVHLRPHYDITDFDKTAKDSGRPPVSDPEGKIMHRHEIGLCKYKNHQKFVIQETPEDAPTGQMPRWVEVIVEDDLCDIVKCGDRVRVWGVYRASCGQANSTNSGLGRSFLIANNVLVKNKETYDTNLFISEADKKNFHAFAKKENTIDVLGHSFAPSICGQDIVKKGIVLMLAGGTERALPSHHIRGDIHIMLVGDPSCGKSQLLRYVMSIMPGTVSATGRGSSGVGLTAAIVTDQDTGERVVEGGAMVMGDRRVVCIDEFDKMQHTDRVAIHEVMEQQTVTVAKAGIHTTLNARCTVLAAANPLYGCWNDTLDMGQQLQFEPSLLSRFDLIFLVRDSATEQDDERIADSVLRNVTEKAKPIMSENRNNHKNFVIQADSYDINPKAQHISVYNEREVNKNNDNNEENEEYETPIFANRDEMIYYDKNGIEHEILTVPFFKKYLHYVKNIFYQEKQRTDGWKPYPEVSDEACEVITELYADLREKAAKYSHNKIIQGVTPRTLEAIIRIASSHAKLKLNRYVTSVDVNYAKKLLMYTLFGEEINDLEEEEQDDEEEEEEEMADDDEEEESEVDDDDDDEEVIKLFKKGNKSAKKKATKKRKGKNNETANKKKKRKGATKDNDGETFMIDDAQKTAEKSAPLDIKEIERLIVENVTLNDPGDGLRDEELLDLIILGNKHKMPQLAKLDIGTLRKIINSLNEMDGAPIYYVKKDKIVYKC
- a CDS encoding Transmembrane protein, producing MVKGIKKSLYLLLVLLLSYTYVQAAYFYVKEGVDKCFVESAASNVIITSSYDNFGLKGKDASAHKWKLKCLIVIKNQQGKVLYSHETSEISKGKVSYMTKKNGLYYICISCPSSNWFKSTSIKWSLSIEVGGSDVDIENVAKKSELSETLSILLNLKKKFTSMKLQQIYQKQMATNLYEHNKSVHNKMFYCYILEIIILVAITVYSIVHLKNYFKAQKLM